A segment of the Hemicordylus capensis ecotype Gifberg chromosome 6, rHemCap1.1.pri, whole genome shotgun sequence genome:
TTCGGAACAATCCTGGCAACGGCTGATAGAAGCGGCCAAACTTAAAAACACTTCTTTATTCTGGTGAATTATTTCCGACTTGTTGAATTCCAGCTAAGTTATGGGAGGCACATTTTAACGCAATTTTTGGTAGTGCCTATCATCCCACCCCCTGAATCAGAGCTCTCATTTGAAAGAATTGGCCCCAGTATCACTTGCAGAGGCCAAACAACTTATTGATCAACTCAAGGGTGGTAAAGCCCCTGGAAATGATTTTATCCCAGCTAAGATTATCAAGGTAAATCCCGAGTGGAGGGCACAAGTGTTGGCAGCCTTATTTacccatatagcaatagcaatcgcacttacatttatataccgctctatagctggaagctctctaagcggtttacaatgatttagcatattgccccccaacattctgggtactcattttaccgacctcggaaggatggaaggctgagtcaaccttgagccccttggtcaggatcgaatttgcaaccttctggttacagggcggcagttttaccactgcgccaccaggggctctctatataaatataataaatataaacaatTCGGCCTATATACCAGAAGACTGGGGTCTGGCAATTGTGGTACCTAACTTCAAAAAGGGTAATAGAAATGTTCCAtctaattatagacccataagcATAATTAATATTATTAGCAAAATGTATGCTAGGCTATTAAATCAGAAACTCGTGGACTGGTTGGAGCAGGAGCAATTCCTGGAAGATGAGCAGGCAGGTTTCAGACCAGAGCATTCTACGATTGACTATTGTCTGGTTGCACAACATTTAGTTGAGAAATACACAAGATCGTCCAAATCTACCTTATTTGCTGCATTTGTAGACTTTAAAGCTGTGTTCAATTCAATTTTTAGAGTATGCCTATGCTCCAGGCTCCGTTGCACCTCGATTGATAagaggctcttgctgctgctgatcaaACTGTATGGCAACATGAGCCTTAGAGTAAAATGCAATGGGCAGAGCCAGTTATTTAGGCCTATTAGGACATTGGGGGGATCAGACAGGGGTGCATTCTGGCCCctttgttgtttaatatctatgtTATCTCTTTAATCAAGTGTTTGCAGGGCTTAGACGCACAGGAGCTGGCAGACAGACAGcttcctgttcttttatatgcagGTGACATGGTCATAAGTCATCCCAGTCACAAGTGGGGATGAGAATAGCTCTTAAGGCTTTACCCCTCTAGTGAAAGGAAGAGCAATTGGACATCAATTATCAGAAAACTAAAATCTTGGTAAAGTCTAAagtcctaaaggtaaagtgtgccattgagtcagtgttgacttctggtgaccacagagccctgtggttatctttggtagaatacaggaggggtttaccattgccatttcctgcacagtgtgagatgatgccttccggcatcttcctatatcactgttgcctgatataggtgcttcccatagtctgggaaacggcGAAGGTTAATTGATCCTCATAACTTGCCAGAATGATCAGACGAATTCTATGTCAAATGTTTGTTAACAGATGCAAATCCATCAATCAACACACAGCTGCGaaattctgttctgcaatacaagtttGGCATGCTCTACTCACTAACGattagatccagtgtacagatatgttatcaatatggctatgtttaaattttacatttgttttagatgttttgatatTGGTCAAATAATAAAAGACTGGCACCCTCTGGAACCCCATTTTGCACCCCCTCTGGGGGTGTtctctgaagagagagagagagagagagagtcagtctcgcggaggttccccctctcctcaCTGGCCTCTTTTCAGTCCAAAACCGGCCCGCCCCccgcgcagtggccattttagaggccaccacGCCTGCGCAAGGGGCCTCTGTGTAGCCTTGGAACAAAGGGAGGCTGGCttgaggagggggaacctctgcagacaccccaACTTGGAGAACACCTCCGGAGAGGGTAAGTATTTTtgaaaagatttatttatttatttattttttaaaaacaaccgctaacccccccccccaccctgcccgaATGGGTCGGACTGaacggggtggttcagttcaaccccaaaccatcgaactgaaccagttcgacgtcAAACACATTCAgcctcgaacctgtttgcacatccctactgactgaCTGTATACTgcatagagatgtacatatcaggtagtataaaatatgataaacagaATCTCCTAATCAATCTCACTGCCATCCACTGGTGTCAAGGGGGGGGTGCACAGAGGTGATATTCTTGGATGCAGGAGTCAAAGCTATTCTCTTCATCCAACCAGAATAAAAAATATAAAGTGTCTGCATAAGCAGAGGAAGAGCATTccttggtggcgggggggggggggagtgcctttCCCTTGAATGCAATGTTTATGATAGCTGACTTCATGACTTGAAAATGCCAGTAACAAAAGATAATTAAAACAAGGGTTTAAGAGGGAGTTAAATGTAGCAGAAGAGTTAAGACCCCTAGGACAAATGTGTATATAAACCAAATACATGGTAACAATTAACTGAACAAATAcaaattagattttaaaatagTTTGCTATGGAAAGCAACTCTGACAAGTGAAtcttcccacattaaaataaataaataacaggtccatgattttaaaagtttaaatgcCATACCTTGCTTAACATTGGTTGCTGTCCCGAAACCACAGGATTATACTGCATTTGTTCCATGCAGTTTGGCTGAGCTTCAGATACACACTGATACATTGACACAGCACCCGCATAGCATGTCTGAGGAGTCACTATAACTTGCTGAGAGTTCATTCCACAATCCTGGCTTTCAGGAACCTGCTGCAAACAACTCAGAAAATCCTCCAAGCCAGATGAACCTGAATAGGTTGACCTGTCAAAACTCCCAACTGGGAAGTCTATATGTGTGAAATCGGAAAGCTGTGACACCGTGTTGGTGGGCTGCTTGTAAGGAATAAACTCCTGTCTGCATGCATATGTTGAGGTGTTGACTTCAGACTTATATGGGAACTCCTGAGTTATTTCTTGCATGCCAGAAAACATATATGATTGTGTCTGTTGCTGTGAAGGGTTAAGGGGCATACTGCTGACTGAGTTCCAGTTTGCAAACATCCCATTGACCTGCATGTGTTTCATCTTCTGGCACAACTCCTGTTGGTGAGGAAGCTGTTCCACTGCTTGTTTCAGCTGTTGATCTAGTGGCTGCTGTTCCAACTGCTGCTGCATCAGACAGCTTGAGGTCTGAATTAAAGGCTGCTGCCGGCAACCAGAATACAAGACGTCCGTCTTATTTAAAGACTCCTGAACATAGTTCAAGATTTCATCAGTTATGTCAATGTCTCTAATGTCATCTGCACAagaaagttcatttttaaaaaactcatcaTCCTGCTGAAAACACTTTATATCTTCAAAGTCAACACCCAGAGATTTCATGATGTTGTACAGTTCGCTGTTTCTGTTATCCTGAAAGAGTTCCACATTGTCTTGAGGAAGGATCAAGTTACTTTCCTGAGTACACTCAGTCTGCTCCTGTTTGAGAATGCTGTTATTTCCCACTGGCAAAATATTATTCTGCCAATCACTGGCAATTACATTGCCCAATTCATCCTGGATGTCTGTAAAAAAGTTCCTCTCAAAGGACATTTTATTTGAAGCTGGTGGGCAGAGATACACAGATTCATCCTGCTGCAACATTGCACCCAGAAGCGAATTGGGATCAACAGATTCTTTGCGCAGTGTAGCCTTGGAAGCAGTTCCTTTTCCAATGCCACTTTTAACCTTTGCCTGAGAAGAATCCATTAAGCCAGCCTGAGGAAACGTCACTTCGTATAACACAGCCTCACCTGTAGCAAACATGAAGGGCAGCTTCATGTTTCGCTTCCTTAAATGCTCTGCCCCTTCTTCCTCTCTAAATTGCAAAATACCAAAAGTAGAATGTTAACTGTAGTAATtgcatgttttattgttttatttttatgtcatAATGGTCTATCTCCACTTGAAAGAGCATAGAAAGTGGTtatggagggcaggcaggcaggatcaAACCAGAGGTTACAGGGTGACAGATCTGGCTACATCTAGGTTGCAGGATGGGGGAATTGTACTGGAATGCCTTTTTAAAGGATTAAGATTGTACATATAAAACAGAAGCAGCAAACATTAGTAAAACCATAACAGAAGGGGAAAATAAGGAACACTGTACATCATTTCAAATTGACCTAGGTCCAAGAACCACACAACCATGGGGAAATTTTAACTTTTGTCTCTCCCCACCAGAGTTTCAAGAGTAGTCTAGAATATGGCAAGGGGGCTCAAAAGAAAGAGTAATAAATGTCACTGGGCACGTCTAACAGTCCAATTGTGCCTGAAATGGTTCTTGCGATCCTGGTTATTATGTTAAATTAGTATTTAAGACCTAGACCACAGATTCTATATTCCAACTGTCATTTCTTAGGGTTAGGGAAAATCTATATTTCAACTTTGGTTTATTAGGGAATTAGATTGATGTATTTGTCAGGCTAATGTACAGATCCATGTTTTCAATATCCTCTAGGTATACAggctgagtatcccttatctggactgctttgGACCAGatgtgttccggattttggaatattttcataatgagatatcttgggcatgggatccaagtctaaacacaaaatgTTACTGTATTTTCCCTCTAGCTCCAAAGTGAGAACatgaaaaaacatttaaaagcttgaCAATAAAAAaagagccgcaactagagagaattagaAATTacagcatgtttaaaagcagcaaaattgggaatctgagAGCAAGTGAAGggggctctctttctctcctcttccgcttatttaatgttttaaatcatcTTCAGTGATCTCAGCAATTTTAGCCGGGGCGACGAGCTCATCATCTCCCCAAGGGAATGTGTAGCATCCAGCCAGCAGCGCCTCCTCGTGGCGCaagctgagggggggggggagggacccgGGCAGGAGGCGGGTGGGCGGGCTTGCAATTGCAAAGGTGGTCTGCTTCTGCTTGCCTGTGTGTTCTGCTTATGGATTGAGCACACacgaggagaggaaggcaggtaTTTGCACCTTCAGCCAGCTCAGTTTGGGAAGTGAAGTGTTTTCCTTTTGCTAGTGAGctgtgcgtgtgtgagagagattattACAGCAGTCatcaaggctttaaaaaaaacacactttTGTAACTTTCTGGCATAAACAAGGTCCATCAGGCTGGGACTTGCAATGGGTCTTTTAAAGCTACTAGTTCATCGGAGGAAGGCGATCAGGAAATgcatataaaaatatgtaaaaagaTCGCCCAGTTCACCAAGGTAATAaataagttttgttttttgttttgctatggCGGACGCCGTGGTGGTTTCCGTTtcggagcattccggattttggatgtcaggataagggatactcaacctgtaccaaataaaatgttgttaaaattGAGTTGCAGTCAATGATGTGGTAAATCATGTCTCAATAAAGAATAGGGACTATTATGGAATACATTGATAGCGAAtgtgccattaacagaaacatgaGTGTTTCATTGTAATGTTTTTAGACATGGtattgtgtgtggttttgtttttttaactgatcAGAAAGTGTTGTAAGATGCCTTTGAGCTTGCTGAAAAGATGGGATATAATTAagtaaattttgtttaaaagccAGCAATTACTTACGTAAGAGGTCTGTGTGTGGAAATGATATAATCTGGTCTTCCATTTTTGTAAACCAAGCGTGCATTTGCTTGAACCCAGGCCCATCGATTTTCTTTGGTAAGAAGTCTAAACACAGTCATACCACTCTCTCCAGTCTTTATCACTATGGTTAAAAAGACACACGTATTTAAATTTTGCTCAAATTAAATTTGGCATTCAGATTTACTTGGGCTTACCACTCAAGTTAGTTCAATAGGGTTTAGTCACAAACTAGTGAAATGAAAACACTTCAGTCTCCTAAGTGTCTTAAGCATGAATCCTGCTGATGTGCAAGATGAGGATTACAGAGCAAGTCCGTATTCTCTTAGCAGCAAACAATAGTTTTGGAATCCGTCAACATGGAGCATGAATGCACCAAACAGGAGTTTATTCTGGGGAGTGCTACTTAAGGTAATATAAGTTTATATTAAgtatttttcttgttttgataAAACAGAGCTCTTTCCAGAAGAAGGGAAACTATAGTTACAAACTCAGCACTTTTACTAAAGCAATCAAAGGGGTAAGGATTGGTGATAAAACATTATATAGGTCAAGGAAAAAGCAGGCTCTTTCAACTGAGGTGTAGAGACTGGAATACAGTTTCTGATAAAAGAATCCCAATCAAGGTCAGAATACATTCTAAATTTAGACTTGGAAAAAATGTATCTTAAAAGTCGTCAATCTGCCTGAGAAAACTGCTGAACTAGCACCAACACAGAGGCAgagaagaggaagtgcaaagagCAGGATGTGACAGGAACATGGAGACTCAAACTAAGGGAATCCACATGGGAATATTAAATTCTGTTTCTTCCAACATAAGCTTACATATTTAGAGGAAGGACATGTCTGGAGGAAAGcccttacttaaaaaaaaaacaagaagaGATTAACTTAGAATATATTTCAGAATTTATTTTGGCACTTTTTCCTGCTTCGCAGCTCAACACAAAAGAGCACTTACTTCGGACATGATTCTCTGCACAATAAAGCATATCAGCTGCATGGATAAACTGGTATCCTGTTCCCCTCATGCAGAGTTCTGCTTCAGAGTAACCCAAAACGATTTTTCCTCTGTAAGAAAGATGTCATTTAAGTAGCTTTATACCACCTGTTAGCTCACAATAAAATTCGATAAGCATATAGTAAAATAGCAAGAATTAGAACACAGACTGGACAGGAAGAAATTCACTATCCAAGAGATATTGATAACCAAATGCCCTCCAAAGATAAACATAGCTTTGCATAATTTCTGGAAAGATTCAGAAATGACATAAAAATACTAATGGCAAAGGAATTGTGAGCATTTAAGGACCACAGTGCAGTATGCTCAAGACAATATACATACGGCTCCCTAAAACTTGGCCTAAGCTCTTTTTCAGCCAACAATTTTCTGGAATGTGTACATTGCAGTCAGAAAAACATGGGAGTATATCATGAATGAAGCTGTGATTAACCAGCGTCAATAGGAAGTGAGCAAATTAAAGTAGTAACAAAGCAATTGGCACCAGTACCATTTCTAAAACAAGCTATGCAAGCATCAGTACTACACAGATCTACTTCTACATCAAACTATGCATCAAGCTATGTTAGCAAATTTCAGTTAAATTGCATAATGAGAAGGGCATTCCGTTTTCCATGGATCTTGAACTCACTTTGCATCGCATCCTATAGGTGTGAAGTCCAGCTTGTGCTTAGTTCTGAAGATGAAGTTTTTGGTACGTATTTCAAGGATCGATGGAGGCTGGAGTGGAGTAGCCACTGCAAACAAAGCCAGTTGAGGCGATATAGCAGTGCCATCCTTTCCTTTTTGGTTCTGTCCATGGAGAAATTTTAATCTCCCTTGAAAATTCATGGCCTTCAAAAGAAGAAAATGAGTTGTAATTATAGGATGAATTCTCATTAACATGCATTTAATTCTTACATGGACAGAATTGCCGAAGAGATGATACcgtgtatttttaattttattcgaACAGCAAATTTCAGAGTTGTGTGTGTTTGAAGCCGATTatcaaattttattatttatcataaatGACACCCCTCCCttaccaactttaaaaaaaaaatagaatggAACTTGAACAACAACAAATGGGCAAAAAAATGGAACTTGTACAACAACAAATTGCATTAACAAGTGGGCCAAAAGCCATGaactaaatcaggggttcccaaatgggggtactccagatgttgttgaataacAAATccaatcatcctcagccacaatgaactgtagctggggatgacgccagttggagttcagcaacatctggagtatccccagttgggaacccctgaactagatGACTGATTTTATCACCACGGTAACAACTATTTAGTTTTCCAGATAGaaaaccaaagcagcagcagctatatATCTCTGTACTCACCAAGAACCCAGATGAATTATCCAGGAGGCAGCGTAATCTACAGATGAAATTACGTTCCATAAATGAAGAATTTTCCGGAGGTAGTTGTTCAGGGTTATAATATGTTGTTGGCTGTGAAAAACCATTATCTCCTGTAGAAAAATATTTTAGAATTGTTTTCAGAACTACTCTACCAATAAAAAGCCAACTCCTCCCATAAACAATACTTCAAATCCTATACTAATCAAGAATACAAATGAAACAGAGACTTCAGACAAGCAATATACATACTATAATTGTATATTGGGGAAAGGTTAACAATCAAAACAGGGGCAATATCATTAGATAGGCAGCACATTCGAACTAgtagtgtgtccgaaccggtccggcggccattccaaagaatggccgaactgccggaccggtccggccctgcctggttcgggtcctggtagggggtatgcctttaagggcgggagggcttgcttagccctcccgcctccttgcccccgccagcgcccgtattttccagtataggggcgctggaaaccagccgcccccccgctgccgccgccgccgcagcaaaAGAACTCCCAAttgtactgccagccctcccgccctccctcccagctagctgcccgcccgcccgctcaccgctcacccgataggaaacgagaggacctccggcacagagctcctctcgtttggaaggcctccggcataatggtgttttgcgcgcgcgcgcatgcgcgcaccgcaaagcacgccgttcgccggaggcccggtctacccgccgggaaagggccgggtagaccgggcctccgatcgcttgGTAGACCGGCCctccggccctttcccggcgggtagaccgggcctccggcgaacggcatgctttgcggcgtgcgcatgcacgcgcgcgcaaaacaccattatgccggaggccttccaaacgagaggagctctgtgccggagctcctctcgtttcctatcgggtgagcggtgagcgggtgagcgggcagctagctgggagggagggcgggagggctggcagtacaaTTGGGAGTTCttttgcggcggcggcggcagcggggggcggctggtttccagcgcccctatactggaaaatacgggcgctggcgggggcaaggaggcgggagggctaagcaagccctccccgccctaaaaacaaggccccccttcggtgccggtccggacttctccggaccatgcacatcactaattcGAACCATGCTGTTAATAGTGTTCTCTCAAGTGGCTCTTCCAGTCTGGTGTTGATAATGCAGTATTCAAAGGGATCACTCTCTGTTTGCAAATATTTTACACTAAAAAGTGGTATGGATCCCAATTTGGCAGtgaaaggctttttttttttttttttttttaaaggagagcacTGTTTTGTTATTGAAAATTTCCTTCTCTGTGCAATGCCACCTTTTGctgtgaaaaataaatatttgatgacTCAGTCTAAAAGCATGCTAATTAACAGTCAGGTCTTACAGTTTATTACTGTTTTAAACATTGAAGGCAGAAAGGTTATATCCcatttagattattgtaacgctctctatctagggttacctttgaagatgatctggaagctacaacgggtccagaatgcagtggctcgcctactcatgggtgccagaaaatatgacagggtaacacctgtcctgcagtcattgcactggttgcctattcgcttccgagtcctggttttgaccttcaaagccttgcggggtttggcgcttgtctacctacagacccgcctctcccatccagttacatacCATCTggtcagatcatctcagatggcccttttgtcggtccccgatttccgagaggttcggggcactaggacccgtgaaagggcctttttggttgctgccccacttctttggaactctcttccccttcagattcgtttagccccttccttaccaatttttaaatctctattgaagacttttcttttttgccaggcttttgccctgtagtttacctatttggttttttcttttttgttagttactttagtttttaatttagaatgtaattttaatgttgtcttgctttgcacgtttttgtacaccacccaagagtcttcggagtgggcggtatattgaATGtttctaattaataaataaaaataaaaataaaaaggccttCTTGTAGAGAGGAAATGTAGTAACATCTTATACATATTAAGAAAAACTATTTACATAATTTATTTTGATTACAATACCTGCTATTCCTTTGCAGTCTGAGCTAACTTTTTATAAAGAATGACACAGCCCGAGATTCTGAATTACAGTACGTTAGTGTCAGACTGTATCTACCCTCCAAA
Coding sequences within it:
- the AHR gene encoding aryl hydrocarbon receptor, with translation MNPNVTYASRKRRKPVQKIVKPSAPEGAKSNPSKRHRDRLNAELDRLAGLLPFPQDVIAKLDKLSVLRLSVSYLRAKSFFDVALKSSISAKPDRNGIQDNCRTTKPGENMQLLEGELLLQALNGFVLVVTSDALIFYVSSTIQDYLGFQQSDIIHQSVFELIHTEDRPEFQRQLHWALKPTESTDSGQIMQGDNGFSQPTTYYNPEQLPPENSSFMERNFICRLRCLLDNSSGFLAMNFQGRLKFLHGQNQKGKDGTAISPQLALFAVATPLQPPSILEIRTKNFIFRTKHKLDFTPIGCDAKGKIVLGYSEAELCMRGTGYQFIHAADMLYCAENHVRMIKTGESGMTVFRLLTKENRWAWVQANARLVYKNGRPDYIISTHRPLTEEEGAEHLRKRNMKLPFMFATGEAVLYEVTFPQAGLMDSSQAKVKSGIGKGTASKATLRKESVDPNSLLGAMLQQDESVYLCPPASNKMSFERNFFTDIQDELGNVIASDWQNNILPVGNNSILKQEQTECTQESNLILPQDNVELFQDNRNSELYNIMKSLGVDFEDIKCFQQDDEFFKNELSCADDIRDIDITDEILNYVQESLNKTDVLYSGCRQQPLIQTSSCLMQQQLEQQPLDQQLKQAVEQLPHQQELCQKMKHMQVNGMFANWNSVSSMPLNPSQQQTQSYMFSGMQEITQEFPYKSEVNTSTYACRQEFIPYKQPTNTVSQLSDFTHIDFPVGSFDRSTYSGSSGLEDFLSCLQQVPESQDCGMNSQQVIVTPQTCYAGAVSMYQCVSEAQPNCMEQMQYNPVVSGQQPMLSKFQNSFNGGNLNDAYLPQLDVVNTQPGTHLQPLHHPTEPRSFPDLASSGFM